Proteins found in one Zea mays cultivar B73 chromosome 1, Zm-B73-REFERENCE-NAM-5.0, whole genome shotgun sequence genomic segment:
- the LOC103634483 gene encoding ecotropic viral integration site 5 protein homolog isoform X2 translates to MPLLGFPPGAVVDGPEVWRRDAYGFAVRPQHLQRFREYAKIYKEEEEERAHRWRDFLDRLADAANVPTTPSVSPYASTGDPASGAGQAQENSGIGIHCDDEEEGSENAEHNNNLESPKESDASAESREANGKSEDLKDVTNLDKLQEKTGSSSSTEAIKALEGLMETNGDFEELKDLNGSSEELEEENNGNMEKLVELFLDKGLLDELKPIKVESQRRVRAALSIIDKMMSSRVVKGGNGANGIHGNDGAQLTSIEEEGRTAEASDDGDPAEVESCVAEKVELGQETTHDSTGTALDGGNDGSYFPWREELESLVRGGVPMALRGEIWQAFVGVGARRIPGYYNKLLDDRTETLDEKDLVDPVVNEQGSAPRKVTQPEKWKGQIEKDLPRTFPGHPALDEDGRNALRRLLTAYARHNPSVGYCQAMNFFAGLFLLFMPEENAFWALVGVIDDYFDGYYTEEMIESQVDQLVLEEVVRERFPKLAKHMEFLGVQVGWITGPWFLSIFINMLPWESVLRIWDVILFEGNRIMLFRTTLALLDLYGPALVTTKDAGDAITLLQSLAGSTFDSSQLVLTACMGFQSVREMGLQELRKKYRPEILTAMEERSKDRGSWKDKKGLATKLYSFKHDPSYVCSPVKSKEGLDGSKVNGETGPANLETYLSTSSILDNDLDQGVDLQDQVSWLKVELCKLLEEKRSADLRSEELETALMEMVEHDNRRMLSAKVEKLETEAYELRKAFSDKQEQEQVMLQILLRMEQEQKVAEDARIAAERDAAEQKHAAHLLQEKYEAAMTALSQMEKRAVMAETMLEATKQYQVGQVKANQSFTSSSPRADHVPAKINQEPNQTAPIRRIGLLSRGLGWLDKGKGRQNSNETSGA, encoded by the exons ATGCCTTTGTTGGGGTTCCCTCCGGGAGCTGTGGTTGATGGTCCTGAGGTTTGGCGCAGGGACGCTTATGGTTTCGCGGTGCGGCCACAGCATCTGCAGCGTTTCCGCGAGTACGCCAAGATTTACAAG gaagaggaggaggagagGGCGCACAGATGGAGAGACTTCTTGGACAGGTTGGCTGATGCAGCGAATGTGCCCACTACACCCAGCGTTTCACCATATGCATCTACCGGGGATCCTGCGTCAGGTGCAGGACAGGCACAAGAGAATAGCGGCATCGGAATACATTGTGATGATGAAGAGGAGGGATCTGAGAATGCAGAACATAACAACAACTTGGAAAGCCCAAAGGAATCCGATGCCAGTGCTGAATCACGAGAAGCAAATGGTAAATCAGAAGATCTGAAAGATGTAACTAACTTGGACAAACTGCAAGAGAAGACTGGTAGCAGCAGCTCTACAGAAGCAATCAAAGCCTTAGAGGGCTTGATGGAAACAAATGGGGACTTTGAAGAACTAAAAGATTTGAATGGAAGCTCAGAAGAATTGGAAGAAGAGAATAATGGCAACATGGAAAAGCTGGTAGAGCTCTTCTTGGATAAGGGGTTGTTGGATGAACTGAAGCCCATAAAAGTTGAGTCCCAGCGGCGGGTACGTGCAGCACTTAGCATCATTGACAAAATGATGAGCTCTCGGGTAGTGAAGGGTGGTAATGGTGCAAATGGTATTCATGGAAACGATGGAGCACAGCTTACTTCTATTGAAGAGGAAGGAAGGACTGCAGAAGCGAGTGATGACGGAGATCCAGCTGAGGTTGAGTCTTGTGTTGCAGAGAAGGTGGAACTTGGACAGGAGACAACTCATGATTCTACAGGTACTGCTTTGGATGGAGGCAATGATGGGTCCTATTTTCCTTGGAGGGAGGAGCTTGAGAGCTTGGTTCGTGGAGGTGTACCAATGGCTCTTAGAGGAGAG ATATGGCAAGCATTTGTGGGTGTTGGTGCTCGAAGGATTCCTGGGTACTACAACAAATTGCTTGATGACAGGACTGAGACATTGGATGAAAAGGATCTTGTGGACCCAGTGGTCAACGAACAGGGAAGTGCACCCAGAAAAGTTACCCAGCCTGAGAAATGGAAAGGACAGATAGAGAAG GATTTGCCACGAACATTTCCAGGACACCCTGCATTAGATGAGGATGGGAGGAATGCTTTGAGGCGGTTGTTAACCGCATATGCAAGGCATAATCCATCAGTTGGGTACTGCCAG GCCATGAACTTTTTTGCTGGGCTATTTTTGTTATTCATGCCTGAAGAAAATGCATTTTG GGCCTTAGTAGGGGTTATTGATGATTATTTTGATGGATACTACACTGAAGAAATGATTGAATCTCAG GTTGACCAACTCGTCCTTGAGGAGGTTGTACGAGAAAGGTTCCCTAAATTGG CCAAACATATGGAATTCTTGGGAGTTCAAGTGGGATGGATAACTGGACCATGGTTTCTTTCAATTTTCATCAATATGCTTCCATGGGAAAGTG TACTTCGCATTTGGGATGTCATCCTTTTTGAAGGAAATCGCATAATGTTGTTCAGGACGACACTTGCTTTGCTGGATTTATATG GGCCTGCACTAGTGACCACAAAAGATGCCGGAGATGCAATTACACTACTGCAGTCTCTTGCTGGATCTACATTTGACAGCAGCCAGCTTGTATTGACAGCTTGTATGGGTTTTCAATCAGTTAGAGAAATGGGATTGCAAGAGTTAAGGAAAAAGTACAGGCCTGAAATTTTAACTGCAATGGAGGAAAGATCGAAAGACCGTGGCTCCTGGAAAGATAAGAAGGGGTTAGCAACCAAACTTTATAGCTTTAAACATGATCCTTCATATGTGTGCTCACCAGTTAAGTCCAAGGAAGGGCTAGATGGTTCAAAGGTGAATGGAGAGACTGGGCCAGCAAATCTTGAGACCTACCTTAGTACTAGTTCTATACTGGATAATGATTTGGATCAGGGTGTTGATCTTCAAGATCAG GTGTCATGGCTAAAGGTTGAACTATGCAAGCTGCTCGAGGAGAAAAGATCAGCTGATCTCAG GAGTGAGGAATTGGAAACTGCTTTGATGGAGATGGTCGAGCATGACAACAGACGTATGTTGAGTGCAAAG GTTGAGAAGCTTGAAACAGAGGCATATGAACTGCGCAAAGCTTTTTCAGACAAGCAAGAGCAAGAGCAAGTAATGCTTCAG ATCTTGTTAAGAATGGAGCAAGAACAGAAAGTGGCAGAAGATGCCCGCATAGCCGCTGAGCGAGATGCTGCTGAACAAAAACACGCTGCTCACTTGCTCCAG GAGAAGTATGAAGCAGCAATGACAGCACTTTCACAAATGGAGAAGAGAGCTGTAATGGCAGAAACAATGCTGGAAGCTACAAAGCAATACCAGGTTGGGCAGGTTAAAGCCAACCAATCTTTCACTTCAAG TTCACCTCGTGCAGACCATGTTCCTGCGAAGATAAATCAAGAACCAAACCAAACTGCACCTATCAGGAGAATCGGCCTGCTTTCTAGGGGACTTGGATGGCTTGACAAGGGCAAG GGAAGGCAGAATTCCAATGAAACATCTGGAGCCTAA
- the LOC103634483 gene encoding ecotropic viral integration site 5 protein homolog isoform X5 has protein sequence MDAESPRDAYGFAVRPQHLQRFREYAKIYKEEEEERAHRWRDFLDRLADAANVPTTPSVSPYASTGDPASGAGQAQENSGIGIHCDDEEEGSENAEHNNNLESPKESDASAESREANGKSEDLKDVTNLDKLQEKTGSSSSTEAIKALEGLMETNGDFEELKDLNGSSEELEEENNGNMEKLVELFLDKGLLDELKPIKVESQRRVRAALSIIDKMMSSRVVKGGNGANGIHGNDGAQLTSIEEEGRTAEASDDGDPAEVESCVAEKVELGQETTHDSTGTALDGGNDGSYFPWREELESLVRGGVPMALRGEIWQAFVGVGARRIPGYYNKLLDDRTETLDEKDLVDPVVNEQGSAPRKVTQPEKWKGQIEKDLPRTFPGHPALDEDGRNALRRLLTAYARHNPSVGYCQAMNFFAGLFLLFMPEENAFWALVGVIDDYFDGYYTEEMIESQVDQLVLEEVVRERFPKLAKHMEFLGVQVGWITGPWFLSIFINMLPWESVLRIWDVILFEGNRIMLFRTTLALLDLYGPALVTTKDAGDAITLLQSLAGSTFDSSQLVLTACMGFQSVREMGLQELRKKYRPEILTAMEERSKDRGSWKDKKGLATKLYSFKHDPSYVCSPVKSKEGLDGSKVNGETGPANLETYLSTSSILDNDLDQGVDLQDQVSWLKVELCKLLEEKRSADLRSEELETALMEMVEHDNRRMLSAKVEKLETEAYELRKAFSDKQEQEQVMLQILLRMEQEQKVAEDARIAAERDAAEQKHAAHLLQEKYEAAMTALSQMEKRAVMAETMLEATKQYQVGQVKANQSFTSSSPRADHVPAKINQEPNQTAPIRRIGLLSRGLGWLDKGKQGRQNSNETSGA, from the exons ATGGACGCCGAGTCCCCACG GGACGCTTATGGTTTCGCGGTGCGGCCACAGCATCTGCAGCGTTTCCGCGAGTACGCCAAGATTTACAAG gaagaggaggaggagagGGCGCACAGATGGAGAGACTTCTTGGACAGGTTGGCTGATGCAGCGAATGTGCCCACTACACCCAGCGTTTCACCATATGCATCTACCGGGGATCCTGCGTCAGGTGCAGGACAGGCACAAGAGAATAGCGGCATCGGAATACATTGTGATGATGAAGAGGAGGGATCTGAGAATGCAGAACATAACAACAACTTGGAAAGCCCAAAGGAATCCGATGCCAGTGCTGAATCACGAGAAGCAAATGGTAAATCAGAAGATCTGAAAGATGTAACTAACTTGGACAAACTGCAAGAGAAGACTGGTAGCAGCAGCTCTACAGAAGCAATCAAAGCCTTAGAGGGCTTGATGGAAACAAATGGGGACTTTGAAGAACTAAAAGATTTGAATGGAAGCTCAGAAGAATTGGAAGAAGAGAATAATGGCAACATGGAAAAGCTGGTAGAGCTCTTCTTGGATAAGGGGTTGTTGGATGAACTGAAGCCCATAAAAGTTGAGTCCCAGCGGCGGGTACGTGCAGCACTTAGCATCATTGACAAAATGATGAGCTCTCGGGTAGTGAAGGGTGGTAATGGTGCAAATGGTATTCATGGAAACGATGGAGCACAGCTTACTTCTATTGAAGAGGAAGGAAGGACTGCAGAAGCGAGTGATGACGGAGATCCAGCTGAGGTTGAGTCTTGTGTTGCAGAGAAGGTGGAACTTGGACAGGAGACAACTCATGATTCTACAGGTACTGCTTTGGATGGAGGCAATGATGGGTCCTATTTTCCTTGGAGGGAGGAGCTTGAGAGCTTGGTTCGTGGAGGTGTACCAATGGCTCTTAGAGGAGAG ATATGGCAAGCATTTGTGGGTGTTGGTGCTCGAAGGATTCCTGGGTACTACAACAAATTGCTTGATGACAGGACTGAGACATTGGATGAAAAGGATCTTGTGGACCCAGTGGTCAACGAACAGGGAAGTGCACCCAGAAAAGTTACCCAGCCTGAGAAATGGAAAGGACAGATAGAGAAG GATTTGCCACGAACATTTCCAGGACACCCTGCATTAGATGAGGATGGGAGGAATGCTTTGAGGCGGTTGTTAACCGCATATGCAAGGCATAATCCATCAGTTGGGTACTGCCAG GCCATGAACTTTTTTGCTGGGCTATTTTTGTTATTCATGCCTGAAGAAAATGCATTTTG GGCCTTAGTAGGGGTTATTGATGATTATTTTGATGGATACTACACTGAAGAAATGATTGAATCTCAG GTTGACCAACTCGTCCTTGAGGAGGTTGTACGAGAAAGGTTCCCTAAATTGG CCAAACATATGGAATTCTTGGGAGTTCAAGTGGGATGGATAACTGGACCATGGTTTCTTTCAATTTTCATCAATATGCTTCCATGGGAAAGTG TACTTCGCATTTGGGATGTCATCCTTTTTGAAGGAAATCGCATAATGTTGTTCAGGACGACACTTGCTTTGCTGGATTTATATG GGCCTGCACTAGTGACCACAAAAGATGCCGGAGATGCAATTACACTACTGCAGTCTCTTGCTGGATCTACATTTGACAGCAGCCAGCTTGTATTGACAGCTTGTATGGGTTTTCAATCAGTTAGAGAAATGGGATTGCAAGAGTTAAGGAAAAAGTACAGGCCTGAAATTTTAACTGCAATGGAGGAAAGATCGAAAGACCGTGGCTCCTGGAAAGATAAGAAGGGGTTAGCAACCAAACTTTATAGCTTTAAACATGATCCTTCATATGTGTGCTCACCAGTTAAGTCCAAGGAAGGGCTAGATGGTTCAAAGGTGAATGGAGAGACTGGGCCAGCAAATCTTGAGACCTACCTTAGTACTAGTTCTATACTGGATAATGATTTGGATCAGGGTGTTGATCTTCAAGATCAG GTGTCATGGCTAAAGGTTGAACTATGCAAGCTGCTCGAGGAGAAAAGATCAGCTGATCTCAG GAGTGAGGAATTGGAAACTGCTTTGATGGAGATGGTCGAGCATGACAACAGACGTATGTTGAGTGCAAAG GTTGAGAAGCTTGAAACAGAGGCATATGAACTGCGCAAAGCTTTTTCAGACAAGCAAGAGCAAGAGCAAGTAATGCTTCAG ATCTTGTTAAGAATGGAGCAAGAACAGAAAGTGGCAGAAGATGCCCGCATAGCCGCTGAGCGAGATGCTGCTGAACAAAAACACGCTGCTCACTTGCTCCAG GAGAAGTATGAAGCAGCAATGACAGCACTTTCACAAATGGAGAAGAGAGCTGTAATGGCAGAAACAATGCTGGAAGCTACAAAGCAATACCAGGTTGGGCAGGTTAAAGCCAACCAATCTTTCACTTCAAG TTCACCTCGTGCAGACCATGTTCCTGCGAAGATAAATCAAGAACCAAACCAAACTGCACCTATCAGGAGAATCGGCCTGCTTTCTAGGGGACTTGGATGGCTTGACAAGGGCAAG CAGGGAAGGCAGAATTCCAATGAAACATCTGGAGCCTAA
- the LOC103634483 gene encoding ecotropic viral integration site 5 protein homolog isoform X7: MPLLGFPPGAVVDGPEVWRRDAYGFAVRPQHLQRFREYAKIYKEEEEERAHRWRDFLDRLADAANVPTTPSVSPYASTGDPASGAGQAQENSGIGIHCDDEEEGSENAEHNNNLESPKESDASAESREANGKSEDLKDVTNLDKLQEKTGSSSSTEAIKALEGLMETNGDFEELKDLNGSSEELEEENNGNMEKLVELFLDKGLLDELKPIKVESQRRVRAALSIIDKMMSSRVVKGGNGANGIHGNDGAQLTSIEEEGRTAEASDDGDPAEVESCVAEKVELGQETTHDSTGTALDGGNDGSYFPWREELESLVRGGVPMALRGEIWQAFVGVGARRIPGYYNKLLDDRTETLDEKDLVDPVVNEQGSAPRKVTQPEKWKGQIEKDLPRTFPGHPALDEDGRNALRRLLTAYARHNPSVGYCQAMNFFAGLFLLFMPEENAFWALVGVIDDYFDGYYTEEMIESQVDQLVLEEVVRERFPKLAKHMEFLGVQVGWITGPWFLSIFINMLPWESVLRIWDVILFEGNRIMLFRTTLALLDLYGPALVTTKDAGDAITLLQSLAGSTFDSSQLVLTACMGFQSVREMGLQELRKKYRPEILTAMEERSKDRGSWKDKKGLATKLYSFKHDPSYVCSPVKSKEGLDGSKVNGETGPANLETYLSTSSILDNDLDQGVDLQDQVSWLKVELCKLLEEKRSADLRSEELETALMEMVEHDNRRMLSAKVEKLETEAYELRKAFSDKQEQEQVMLQILLRMEQEQKVAEDARIAAERDAAEQKHAAHLLQEKYEAAMTALSQMEKRAVMAETMLEATKQYQFTSCRPCSCEDKSRTKPNCTYQENRPAF, from the exons ATGCCTTTGTTGGGGTTCCCTCCGGGAGCTGTGGTTGATGGTCCTGAGGTTTGGCGCAGGGACGCTTATGGTTTCGCGGTGCGGCCACAGCATCTGCAGCGTTTCCGCGAGTACGCCAAGATTTACAAG gaagaggaggaggagagGGCGCACAGATGGAGAGACTTCTTGGACAGGTTGGCTGATGCAGCGAATGTGCCCACTACACCCAGCGTTTCACCATATGCATCTACCGGGGATCCTGCGTCAGGTGCAGGACAGGCACAAGAGAATAGCGGCATCGGAATACATTGTGATGATGAAGAGGAGGGATCTGAGAATGCAGAACATAACAACAACTTGGAAAGCCCAAAGGAATCCGATGCCAGTGCTGAATCACGAGAAGCAAATGGTAAATCAGAAGATCTGAAAGATGTAACTAACTTGGACAAACTGCAAGAGAAGACTGGTAGCAGCAGCTCTACAGAAGCAATCAAAGCCTTAGAGGGCTTGATGGAAACAAATGGGGACTTTGAAGAACTAAAAGATTTGAATGGAAGCTCAGAAGAATTGGAAGAAGAGAATAATGGCAACATGGAAAAGCTGGTAGAGCTCTTCTTGGATAAGGGGTTGTTGGATGAACTGAAGCCCATAAAAGTTGAGTCCCAGCGGCGGGTACGTGCAGCACTTAGCATCATTGACAAAATGATGAGCTCTCGGGTAGTGAAGGGTGGTAATGGTGCAAATGGTATTCATGGAAACGATGGAGCACAGCTTACTTCTATTGAAGAGGAAGGAAGGACTGCAGAAGCGAGTGATGACGGAGATCCAGCTGAGGTTGAGTCTTGTGTTGCAGAGAAGGTGGAACTTGGACAGGAGACAACTCATGATTCTACAGGTACTGCTTTGGATGGAGGCAATGATGGGTCCTATTTTCCTTGGAGGGAGGAGCTTGAGAGCTTGGTTCGTGGAGGTGTACCAATGGCTCTTAGAGGAGAG ATATGGCAAGCATTTGTGGGTGTTGGTGCTCGAAGGATTCCTGGGTACTACAACAAATTGCTTGATGACAGGACTGAGACATTGGATGAAAAGGATCTTGTGGACCCAGTGGTCAACGAACAGGGAAGTGCACCCAGAAAAGTTACCCAGCCTGAGAAATGGAAAGGACAGATAGAGAAG GATTTGCCACGAACATTTCCAGGACACCCTGCATTAGATGAGGATGGGAGGAATGCTTTGAGGCGGTTGTTAACCGCATATGCAAGGCATAATCCATCAGTTGGGTACTGCCAG GCCATGAACTTTTTTGCTGGGCTATTTTTGTTATTCATGCCTGAAGAAAATGCATTTTG GGCCTTAGTAGGGGTTATTGATGATTATTTTGATGGATACTACACTGAAGAAATGATTGAATCTCAG GTTGACCAACTCGTCCTTGAGGAGGTTGTACGAGAAAGGTTCCCTAAATTGG CCAAACATATGGAATTCTTGGGAGTTCAAGTGGGATGGATAACTGGACCATGGTTTCTTTCAATTTTCATCAATATGCTTCCATGGGAAAGTG TACTTCGCATTTGGGATGTCATCCTTTTTGAAGGAAATCGCATAATGTTGTTCAGGACGACACTTGCTTTGCTGGATTTATATG GGCCTGCACTAGTGACCACAAAAGATGCCGGAGATGCAATTACACTACTGCAGTCTCTTGCTGGATCTACATTTGACAGCAGCCAGCTTGTATTGACAGCTTGTATGGGTTTTCAATCAGTTAGAGAAATGGGATTGCAAGAGTTAAGGAAAAAGTACAGGCCTGAAATTTTAACTGCAATGGAGGAAAGATCGAAAGACCGTGGCTCCTGGAAAGATAAGAAGGGGTTAGCAACCAAACTTTATAGCTTTAAACATGATCCTTCATATGTGTGCTCACCAGTTAAGTCCAAGGAAGGGCTAGATGGTTCAAAGGTGAATGGAGAGACTGGGCCAGCAAATCTTGAGACCTACCTTAGTACTAGTTCTATACTGGATAATGATTTGGATCAGGGTGTTGATCTTCAAGATCAG GTGTCATGGCTAAAGGTTGAACTATGCAAGCTGCTCGAGGAGAAAAGATCAGCTGATCTCAG GAGTGAGGAATTGGAAACTGCTTTGATGGAGATGGTCGAGCATGACAACAGACGTATGTTGAGTGCAAAG GTTGAGAAGCTTGAAACAGAGGCATATGAACTGCGCAAAGCTTTTTCAGACAAGCAAGAGCAAGAGCAAGTAATGCTTCAG ATCTTGTTAAGAATGGAGCAAGAACAGAAAGTGGCAGAAGATGCCCGCATAGCCGCTGAGCGAGATGCTGCTGAACAAAAACACGCTGCTCACTTGCTCCAG GAGAAGTATGAAGCAGCAATGACAGCACTTTCACAAATGGAGAAGAGAGCTGTAATGGCAGAAACAATGCTGGAAGCTACAAAGCAATACCAG TTCACCTCGTGCAGACCATGTTCCTGCGAAGATAAATCAAGAACCAAACCAAACTGCACCTATCAGGAGAATCGGCCTGCTTTCTAG
- the LOC103634483 gene encoding ecotropic viral integration site 5 protein homolog isoform X9: MDAESPRDAYGFAVRPQHLQRFREYAKIYKEEEEERAHRWRDFLDRLADAANVPTTPSVSPYASTGDPASGAGQAQENSGIGIHCDDEEEGSENAEHNNNLESPKESDASAESREANGKSEDLKDVTNLDKLQEKTGSSSSTEAIKALEGLMETNGDFEELKDLNGSSEELEEENNGNMEKLVELFLDKGLLDELKPIKVESQRRVRAALSIIDKMMSSRVVKGGNGANGIHGNDGAQLTSIEEEGRTAEASDDGDPAEVESCVAEKVELGQETTHDSTGTALDGGNDGSYFPWREELESLVRGGVPMALRGEIWQAFVGVGARRIPGYYNKLLDDRTETLDEKDLVDPVVNEQGSAPRKVTQPEKWKGQIEKDLPRTFPGHPALDEDGRNALRRLLTAYARHNPSVGYCQAMNFFAGLFLLFMPEENAFWALVGVIDDYFDGYYTEEMIESQVDQLVLEEVVRERFPKLAKHMEFLGVQVGWITGPWFLSIFINMLPWESVLRIWDVILFEGNRIMLFRTTLALLDLYGPALVTTKDAGDAITLLQSLAGSTFDSSQLVLTACMGFQSVREMGLQELRKKYRPEILTAMEERSKDRGSWKDKKGLATKLYSFKHDPSYVCSPVKSKEGLDGSKVNGETGPANLETYLSTSSILDNDLDQGVDLQDQVSWLKVELCKLLEEKRSADLRSEELETALMEMVEHDNRRMLSAKVEKLETEAYELRKAFSDKQEQEQVMLQILLRMEQEQKVAEDARIAAERDAAEQKHAAHLLQEKYEAAMTALSQMEKRAVMAETMLEATKQYQFTSCRPCSCEDKSRTKPNCTYQENRPAF, translated from the exons ATGGACGCCGAGTCCCCACG GGACGCTTATGGTTTCGCGGTGCGGCCACAGCATCTGCAGCGTTTCCGCGAGTACGCCAAGATTTACAAG gaagaggaggaggagagGGCGCACAGATGGAGAGACTTCTTGGACAGGTTGGCTGATGCAGCGAATGTGCCCACTACACCCAGCGTTTCACCATATGCATCTACCGGGGATCCTGCGTCAGGTGCAGGACAGGCACAAGAGAATAGCGGCATCGGAATACATTGTGATGATGAAGAGGAGGGATCTGAGAATGCAGAACATAACAACAACTTGGAAAGCCCAAAGGAATCCGATGCCAGTGCTGAATCACGAGAAGCAAATGGTAAATCAGAAGATCTGAAAGATGTAACTAACTTGGACAAACTGCAAGAGAAGACTGGTAGCAGCAGCTCTACAGAAGCAATCAAAGCCTTAGAGGGCTTGATGGAAACAAATGGGGACTTTGAAGAACTAAAAGATTTGAATGGAAGCTCAGAAGAATTGGAAGAAGAGAATAATGGCAACATGGAAAAGCTGGTAGAGCTCTTCTTGGATAAGGGGTTGTTGGATGAACTGAAGCCCATAAAAGTTGAGTCCCAGCGGCGGGTACGTGCAGCACTTAGCATCATTGACAAAATGATGAGCTCTCGGGTAGTGAAGGGTGGTAATGGTGCAAATGGTATTCATGGAAACGATGGAGCACAGCTTACTTCTATTGAAGAGGAAGGAAGGACTGCAGAAGCGAGTGATGACGGAGATCCAGCTGAGGTTGAGTCTTGTGTTGCAGAGAAGGTGGAACTTGGACAGGAGACAACTCATGATTCTACAGGTACTGCTTTGGATGGAGGCAATGATGGGTCCTATTTTCCTTGGAGGGAGGAGCTTGAGAGCTTGGTTCGTGGAGGTGTACCAATGGCTCTTAGAGGAGAG ATATGGCAAGCATTTGTGGGTGTTGGTGCTCGAAGGATTCCTGGGTACTACAACAAATTGCTTGATGACAGGACTGAGACATTGGATGAAAAGGATCTTGTGGACCCAGTGGTCAACGAACAGGGAAGTGCACCCAGAAAAGTTACCCAGCCTGAGAAATGGAAAGGACAGATAGAGAAG GATTTGCCACGAACATTTCCAGGACACCCTGCATTAGATGAGGATGGGAGGAATGCTTTGAGGCGGTTGTTAACCGCATATGCAAGGCATAATCCATCAGTTGGGTACTGCCAG GCCATGAACTTTTTTGCTGGGCTATTTTTGTTATTCATGCCTGAAGAAAATGCATTTTG GGCCTTAGTAGGGGTTATTGATGATTATTTTGATGGATACTACACTGAAGAAATGATTGAATCTCAG GTTGACCAACTCGTCCTTGAGGAGGTTGTACGAGAAAGGTTCCCTAAATTGG CCAAACATATGGAATTCTTGGGAGTTCAAGTGGGATGGATAACTGGACCATGGTTTCTTTCAATTTTCATCAATATGCTTCCATGGGAAAGTG TACTTCGCATTTGGGATGTCATCCTTTTTGAAGGAAATCGCATAATGTTGTTCAGGACGACACTTGCTTTGCTGGATTTATATG GGCCTGCACTAGTGACCACAAAAGATGCCGGAGATGCAATTACACTACTGCAGTCTCTTGCTGGATCTACATTTGACAGCAGCCAGCTTGTATTGACAGCTTGTATGGGTTTTCAATCAGTTAGAGAAATGGGATTGCAAGAGTTAAGGAAAAAGTACAGGCCTGAAATTTTAACTGCAATGGAGGAAAGATCGAAAGACCGTGGCTCCTGGAAAGATAAGAAGGGGTTAGCAACCAAACTTTATAGCTTTAAACATGATCCTTCATATGTGTGCTCACCAGTTAAGTCCAAGGAAGGGCTAGATGGTTCAAAGGTGAATGGAGAGACTGGGCCAGCAAATCTTGAGACCTACCTTAGTACTAGTTCTATACTGGATAATGATTTGGATCAGGGTGTTGATCTTCAAGATCAG GTGTCATGGCTAAAGGTTGAACTATGCAAGCTGCTCGAGGAGAAAAGATCAGCTGATCTCAG GAGTGAGGAATTGGAAACTGCTTTGATGGAGATGGTCGAGCATGACAACAGACGTATGTTGAGTGCAAAG GTTGAGAAGCTTGAAACAGAGGCATATGAACTGCGCAAAGCTTTTTCAGACAAGCAAGAGCAAGAGCAAGTAATGCTTCAG ATCTTGTTAAGAATGGAGCAAGAACAGAAAGTGGCAGAAGATGCCCGCATAGCCGCTGAGCGAGATGCTGCTGAACAAAAACACGCTGCTCACTTGCTCCAG GAGAAGTATGAAGCAGCAATGACAGCACTTTCACAAATGGAGAAGAGAGCTGTAATGGCAGAAACAATGCTGGAAGCTACAAAGCAATACCAG TTCACCTCGTGCAGACCATGTTCCTGCGAAGATAAATCAAGAACCAAACCAAACTGCACCTATCAGGAGAATCGGCCTGCTTTCTAG